The Miscanthus floridulus cultivar M001 chromosome 7, ASM1932011v1, whole genome shotgun sequence genome includes a region encoding these proteins:
- the LOC136462961 gene encoding ADP-ribosylation factor GTPase-activating protein AGD12-like isoform X1: MSGSANMSKLKELLQRSENHICADCSAPDPKWASANIGVFICVKCSGVHRSLGTHISKVLSVTLDKWTDSEVDSMIEVGGNSQANAIYEAFLPEGYQKPHPDSTQEEREKFIRSKYELQEFLKPSLRIVSHHPSDSGKHASNASHSDGSKSQVGMIEFVGILNVKVIGGTNLAIRDMSSSDPYVVLTLGQQKAQTSVINGNLNPVWNEELKLSVPRHYGPLKLQVFDHDMVSKDDLMGEAEIDLQTMVNAAAAIGDPELLGDIQIGRWLKSEDNALVRDSAVVVSGGKVKQGVALKLQHTESGELELEMEWMPLNV, translated from the exons ATGAGTGGATCAG CTAACATGTCGAAGCTAAAGGAGTTGTTGCAAAGGAGTGAAAACCACATTTGCGCTGACTGCAGCGCGCCTGATCCCAAATGGGC ATCAGCTAATATTGGGGTATTCATTTGTGTAAAATGTTCTGGCGTCCACAGAAGTCTCGGTACACATATTTCAAAG GTTCTGTCGGTGACACTGGACAAGTGGACTGACAGTGAAGTTGACTCCATGATAGAAGTTGGTGGGAATTCTCAGGCAAATGCAATATATGAGGCCTTTCTGCCAGAGGGCTACCAGAAGCCACATCCAGATTCTACCCAGGAAGAGCGAGAAAAATTCATCAG GTCAAAATATGAGCTGCAGGAATTTCTGAAGCCAAGTTTGCGGATTGTTTCTCATCATCCTAGTGACTCTGGAAAACATGCAAGCAACGCCTCTCATTCTGATGGTTCCAAGAGTCAA GTCGGCATGATCGAGTTCGTTGGAATATTGAATGTAAAGGTGATTGGAGGCACCAACCTAGCCATCAGGGATATGTCAAGCAGTGACCCTTATGTTGTCCTGACGCTAGGGCAGCAG AAAGCACAAACTTCAGTAATCAATGGCAACCTAAATCCTGTCTGGAATGAGGAACTAAAGCTCTCTGTTCCCCGGCACTATGGACCTCTGAAGCTG CAAGTGTTCGATCATGACATGGTGTCCAAGGACGACCTCATGGGAGAGGCCGAGATCGACCTGCAGACGATGGTCAACGCTGCCGCAGCAATCGGCGACCCAGAGCTGCTGGGCGACATTCAGATCGGCCGGTGGCTCAAGTCGGAGGATAACGCTCTCGTCAGGGACAGCGCCGTGGTGGTTTCTGGTGGCAAGGTGAAGCAGGGGGTGGCCCTGAAGCTGCAGCACACCGAGTCCGGCGAGCTGGAGTTGGAGATGGAGTGGATGCCGCTCAACGTGTAG
- the LOC136462961 gene encoding ADP-ribosylation factor GTPase-activating protein AGD12-like isoform X2, with translation MSKLKELLQRSENHICADCSAPDPKWASANIGVFICVKCSGVHRSLGTHISKVLSVTLDKWTDSEVDSMIEVGGNSQANAIYEAFLPEGYQKPHPDSTQEEREKFIRSKYELQEFLKPSLRIVSHHPSDSGKHASNASHSDGSKSQVGMIEFVGILNVKVIGGTNLAIRDMSSSDPYVVLTLGQQKAQTSVINGNLNPVWNEELKLSVPRHYGPLKLQVFDHDMVSKDDLMGEAEIDLQTMVNAAAAIGDPELLGDIQIGRWLKSEDNALVRDSAVVVSGGKVKQGVALKLQHTESGELELEMEWMPLNV, from the exons ATGTCGAAGCTAAAGGAGTTGTTGCAAAGGAGTGAAAACCACATTTGCGCTGACTGCAGCGCGCCTGATCCCAAATGGGC ATCAGCTAATATTGGGGTATTCATTTGTGTAAAATGTTCTGGCGTCCACAGAAGTCTCGGTACACATATTTCAAAG GTTCTGTCGGTGACACTGGACAAGTGGACTGACAGTGAAGTTGACTCCATGATAGAAGTTGGTGGGAATTCTCAGGCAAATGCAATATATGAGGCCTTTCTGCCAGAGGGCTACCAGAAGCCACATCCAGATTCTACCCAGGAAGAGCGAGAAAAATTCATCAG GTCAAAATATGAGCTGCAGGAATTTCTGAAGCCAAGTTTGCGGATTGTTTCTCATCATCCTAGTGACTCTGGAAAACATGCAAGCAACGCCTCTCATTCTGATGGTTCCAAGAGTCAA GTCGGCATGATCGAGTTCGTTGGAATATTGAATGTAAAGGTGATTGGAGGCACCAACCTAGCCATCAGGGATATGTCAAGCAGTGACCCTTATGTTGTCCTGACGCTAGGGCAGCAG AAAGCACAAACTTCAGTAATCAATGGCAACCTAAATCCTGTCTGGAATGAGGAACTAAAGCTCTCTGTTCCCCGGCACTATGGACCTCTGAAGCTG CAAGTGTTCGATCATGACATGGTGTCCAAGGACGACCTCATGGGAGAGGCCGAGATCGACCTGCAGACGATGGTCAACGCTGCCGCAGCAATCGGCGACCCAGAGCTGCTGGGCGACATTCAGATCGGCCGGTGGCTCAAGTCGGAGGATAACGCTCTCGTCAGGGACAGCGCCGTGGTGGTTTCTGGTGGCAAGGTGAAGCAGGGGGTGGCCCTGAAGCTGCAGCACACCGAGTCCGGCGAGCTGGAGTTGGAGATGGAGTGGATGCCGCTCAACGTGTAG